In Streptococcus porcinus, the genomic window ACCTCCGTCATCACGACGCCCAAGCAGCGCTATCAGATCTAGCTACCATTTTTGATAACGGCAAAAGCATGAGTCGGTTTGCTACGGACTTACTCACTTATTTGAGAGATTTATTGGTGGTAAAAGTAGGTGGTCAGTCCTATTCACAATCTGAGTACTTTCAGGAGAATTTGCAGATTGAAACAGACTCTATTTTTGCTATGATTGCAACGATTACCAAGTATTTACCGGAAATTAAAAAAGGCAGTCATCCTAAAATTTATGCTGAAATGATGACCATCGCCTTGTCTAAACCGACTGCTTCAGCTACTGTAGGAATGTCAGAAGAAGTACTGACTGATTTGGAAAATTTGCGATCTGAAGTGGCTTTATTAAAAGAGAGTTTAGAATCTTTAGAATCACAGGCTTCGCAAACGCAAGGGAATACAGCTGTTGCTAGTAAAGTTAATTATTCTCGGAAAACCTTTACCTATAAAGTAGATCGTCAGAAAATTTTGACTATCATGGAGGAAACTGTTCAAGAGCGTGAAAAATCACGACAATATCTAGACTCTTTAAAATCAGTGTGGAATGAAATTTTGGATAGTATTCCTCCCCAAGATAGAGCTTTACTTTTAGGCTCAGAGCCAGTCCTAGCCAATAGTGAAAATGCTATTTTAGCCTTTGAAGCAGCTTTCAATGCGGAGCAAGCTATGAACCGTCAAGATTTAAATGATATATTTGGGAATATTATGAGTAAGGCTGCTGGTTTTTCGCCAAATATCCTTGCAGTACCGAGGGCTGATTTTAATCACATTAGATCGGAGTTTGCTAAGCAAATGAAGGCTCAATCACAGGAGCCGGTAGAAGAAAAAAAATCCAATGAGATTCCAGAAGAGTTCGGTTTCTTAAAGGATAAAATAAAAACAACAGAGGATTAATGATCACTAAAAAAAGAAAATTCATGGCAGAATTTTCTTTTTATTGATAGAATACCAATATGACAATTAGACAATTTATAATTATGGCCATTATTTGCGCCTTTGAAACTTATTTTTTTAATGAAGCAATTTTTTCAGGTAATTTATTATTTGCTGGCTTTTGGGGCTTTTTGTTGATAAGAGATTTAAGAAAAGCTCATGCCATTACTAAATTTGCTAAGAGTTTGTTAGAAGCAACGCGATCTACCAAGAAGAAAGACTAATTTCGCCACTTCTTAAGATTTGCTGTTGGCCATCAGCTAGTTGTACTATGAGATGACCCTGATCTGTAATGTCAATAGCGCGTGCAGTTACTAATTGGTCCTTTTCTAAAAAAGAAACCTCTCTGTCTAGTACTAATGATTTTTCTTTGTAAACCTTTAAATGGTCTTTAACAGGAATATTAAAAAATAGATTCCATATTTCAATGATTAGTTGATTACGACTGATGGGGGCATTTCCCTGAAAAAGGGATCCAGCCTTAGAGCGGATTTCATCAGGAAAAATTGGGATATCGAAATTTAATCCTACACCAATAATAACATCTGTAATTAAGCCTGTTTCAACAGAAGTAATAGCTTCGGTAATGATACCGGCTATTTTTTTTTGATCCAAGTAGATATCATTAACCCATTTAATCTGGGTTTCAATGCCTGTTAAACGAGAAATGGCTTTAACGATACTTGAAGCTACCATTAGTGTATAAGGGTTAAGTTGAGCGTAAGTAACATTTGGTCTTAAATGAAGAGACATGTAGATACCACCTGTATTAGATGTAAAAAAGTCACGATTCATTCGACCTTTAGCTTTTTCCTGACTGGTTGCTAGGAATAAATGGGGAGTCTGCTCGTTAGCTGTAATACTATCTTTAGCATCTTTCTGGGTTGATATACTATTTGCAGTTAAGGTCACTGGAAAGTCTAAGGCTTGACTAATATAATCAGGTAACAGCAAGTCGCCTCTTACGAGCTTATAGCCTTTAACTTTCGATTTCTCAATGACTAATCCTTGATTTTCTAAAGATTTAATAGCTTTCCAGATAGAAGTTCTAGATAAATTAATTTTATCTGCCAACACTTCACCACTAACAAATTGATTAGATTCATTTAAAAGAGTATATATTTTTTCAGATGTTTTCATAGTTATAGTATAGCTTATTTTTTGTTCTTTTTAAAGTTAGAGCTCAAAAAAGCAGTTTATTTAATTAAACAAATATTATAATAAAATAAATAAAGCATTGCAAAAAGAAACTTTTTTGATATAATTAACTAGTTAACTAAAATTTTGGAGGAAAAATGAAAAAACGTACATATTTACTTATAGTAGGACTGACATTATCATGTGGTGCTGCTATCGCTATTAATTTATCGCAGTCTAAAGAATTATCGAAGACTGTGCCTGGAAGTCAAAAAATCAGCACTGAGGTTCAAAAAAAAGAAAAGGTAGCTGCTTCTAAAAAAAGAAAGGGGACAGCAGGTGTTGATTATCCGACAAGTGATGGTTTTAAATTAGAGGCTCACTCAAAGATTTTATCTCGGACTGATTCAGGGATTGTAGTAGAACATGGCAATCATTCCCATTTCATTTTCTATAAAGATTTACAGGGGACTGCTTTTGCCTATTTGATACCTGAGGGTGCAAGTCTAAGTAAGCCATCCGAACTGACGATGAAATCTTCTGATTTTGGTGCAGGTCACCATTATGTCTTTGATCCCAAAGATATTGTTGCAGAAGATGCTAATGGTTATACCGTAAGGCATGATGATCATTTTCATTATATTTTAAAATCAAGTCTAGGGCTTACTTCAGCTACCCCCACTAACCTGGCTCACTCTCAGATCTTCCATCGTAGTAGACACTATGTGCCTCAAAATAGAGGAATTTCTGGTTTAGACTATGCAACTTCGGATGGCTTTAAATTTGATGGAACTGGTATTGTCGGGACTACAAAGGAGAGTATTCTAGTTAATCATAACGGTCATTTGCATCCGATTTCTTTTGAGGATTTACGTAAATCAGGGTGGGAAACTGTTGCAGAAGAATTTGAACATAAAGCTAATAAAAAAGACCACAATACTGTTGAGAAAAAAGAAGATGATTTTCAACTTAAGCTAGACTACCTGGCAAAAGCTTTGAATCTACCCTCAACTGTCATTGAACGCATTGAAACAGAAGATGGTCGGATTGGCCTTAAGTATCCACATCATGATCATAGTCATGTCTTGATGTTAGAGGATATTGAGCTAGGTCAACCTATCCCTGATCCCCATGAACTTGAGCATGAGAGGGAATTAGAAAAGCACAAAGTAGGCATGCAGACCTTGAAAAAGATGGGCTTTGATGATGATGTAATTCTTGACATTGTTAGAACTCATCAAGCAGAAACTGCATTTCCATCTAATGAAACCAATCCGGAGCTAATGAAAAAATGGTTAGCTACAGTTAACAAATTAGATCTTGGTAGTCGTCAGAATCCGTTAAAACGTTTTGGTTTGGCCCTTCTTCCAAATTTAGAAACCTTAGGTATTGGCTTTACACCAATTGATGATATGAAGCCAGTTCTTCAATTTAAAAAATTGAAACGTTTATTAATGACAGCAACAGGGGTTAAGAATTATGATTTCTTACAGTATATGCCACAGCTTGAAGCTATTGATATCTCACAAAACCAGGTAAGTGATTTAAGCTTTTTGAAGCCCTATAAAAATTTGAATCTAATTGCAGCGGCAGATAATAATATCAAATCATTGGAACCTTTAGCAGAACTTCCGAATTTAAAGTTTTTAGTCTTGAGTAATAACGATATTCAAGATTTGAAGCCGTTACAAGGTTTGGATAAGTTGCAAGAAATTCATATTGAGAATAATAAAATTAGTGACTTGAGTCCATTAGCTGGAAAGAAAGAGGTAAAAGTTTTAAATCTTTCAGAAAATAGTAATGTTGATTTATCAACTTTAAACCTTCCAAATTTGGAGACTCTGACAGTTAACAATAGTGGCTTGAAACATTTAACATTCTTGGGAAAAAATTTGTCACTTTCAGAATTAACTGCAGAAAAAAACCAAATCGACAATTTAGAAGGGATCGAATTGGCTAAAAAACTTCATTTTCTTGATCTTCAAGGGAATAAGATTAGCAGCCTGAAAATTCCTGGGAAACAGAAATCTCTAAAATTTATAAATGTTTCTGACAATAAGTTACAAAACTTAGAGGGAATAAATGACTATAAAGCACTGGAAACCTTACGTGCAGCTTCTAATGAGATTAACACCTTAAAGATATCAGAACCAAATCAACAAGTTAAAAGTCTAGACGTCAGCCATAATCAGATACCCAAAGAAGAGTTGACTTTAAATGAGAAAGAAATTCCAGTCGGAGTAGCCCAACATTTTAAAGCTGTTACAGAAGGCTCCATTGAAGGGAATAAACCTGTTCACGAAACCTCTAAATTATTAGAAAAGAGTACTGATAGTAAAGAGGATAGTAAAGAAGCGACTGAGTAATTTCTCTTGTTTTTGCATAGATTCCTATAGTCTCCCAAACATTTTTCTCAAAGGTAATAAGTTGATAATCTCAAAAAAATGATATAATAGACAAGTTAATGAGTCCCGAAAAGGCAGAAAAGATAATTTTTCTGGTTCTTTGTAACTTTTTAACCACATTGGTCTAAAAGACTGATAAAATTGCAAGAATTAAGCTTGCAAGTGTTTAAATTTATTAAAAGGGGGACATTTATATGTCAGAACGTAAACTTTTCACGTCTGAGTCAGTTTCGGAGGGACATCCAGATAAGATTGCAGATCAAATTTCGGATGCAATTTTAGATGCTATCCTTACTGAAGACCCAGAAGCCCATGTAGCTGCTGAGACAGTTGTATATACTGGATCTGTTCATGTTTTTGGGGAAATTTCGACATCAGCCTATGTTGATATTAATCGTGTGGTACGTGATACTATCGCAGAAATTGGTTACACTGAGGCAGAATATGGTTTTTCTGCAAATTCTGTAGGTGTACACCCATCTTTAGTTGAGCAATCAGCCGATATTGCGCAAGGTGTTAATGAAGCTCTCGAAATCCGTGAAGGTGCTGCTGATGAATTGAATGCTATAGGTGCTGGTGATCAGGGGCTAATGTTTGGCTTTGCGATTGATGAAACACCGGAATTAATGCCTCTACCTATAGCTTTGTCACATAAGTTGGTTAAAAAGTTAGCTGATTTACGAAAAGCTGGTACTATTTCCTATTTGAGGCCAGATGCTAAATCTCAAGTAACAGTTGAGTATGATGAGTCAGATCAACCAGTCAGAGTCGATACTGTTGTTATCTCTACTCAACATGATCCTGATATTAGCAATGAACAAATTCGCCAAGATGTAATTAATCACGTTATTAAAACGGTCATACCTGCTAATTTACTGGATAGCCAGACACGCTATTTTATCAATCCTACAGGACGGTTCGTTATCGGAGGACCTCAAGGAGATTCTGGCCTAACAGGTCGTAAAATCATCGTTGATACCTACGGAGGCTATTCTCGTCATGGTGGAGGTGCCTTTTCTGGTAAAGATGCTACTAAGGTGGATCGCTCAGCTTCTTATGCAGCTCGCTATATTGCTAAAAATATTGTTGCAGCTGGACTTGCTAGAAAAGCTGAAGTACAATTGGCGTATGCAATTGGGGTTGCCCAGCCGGTTTCTGTTAGAATTGATACCTTTAATACGGCAACTATATCAGAGAGTCGGATTGAAGCAGCAGTGAGACAATTATTTGATTTACGTCCTGCCGGAATTATCCAGATGCTTGATTTGAAACGCCCTATTTACAAGCAAACGGCTGCTTATGGACATATGGGAAGAACAGATATTGAGCTTCCTTGGGAAAAAACAGATAAAGTTGATGCTTTGAAGGAACTATTAAGTTAAGTTTTTGTTACAATTTTAATTTTTACAAAAAGATAGGTGAGTGTTCATCTATCTTTTTTGAATTTTTAATAGATATTTCCCGAAGGTTGTAAAGTCAGTCTGAGCATCCATTTGTATTGCACATTAAATTATGATAAAATAAAAAGGTTGAATTCTAGTTTAAGAAAGATCTGAAAGTATGCGAAAAATTATTATTAATGGTGGTAAGCCTTTATCGGGACAAGTGGCTGTCTCTGGTGCAAAAAATAGTGTGGTAGCTTTAATTCCTGCTATTATTTTAGCTGATGATAAGGTGACTTTAGACGGTGTTCCTAATATCAGTGATGTTGATAGTTTGGTTGATATTATGGAAATTATGGGGGCTCAATGTCTTTATCAAGATGAAACACTTACGATTGATCCTAGTCAGGTCAAAAGCGTTGCTATGCCCTATGGTAAAATCAATAGTTTAAGAGCATCTTATTATTTTTATGGTAGTCTCTTGGGACGTTTTGGGAAAGCTACTGTTGGGTTGCCAGGAGGTTGCGATTTAGGTCCAAGGCCGATTGATTTGCATTTAAAAGCTTTTGAAGCGATGGGGGCGGAAGTTTCCTTTGAAGGTGAGTATATGCATTTAGAGGCCAGAGGTGGACGCCTCCATGGTGCTCATATTTACATGGATACCGTTAGTGTGGGGGCAACAATTAATACAATGTTAGCCGCTACTCGAGCAGTTGGAAAAACAGTGATTGAGAATGCTGCTAGGGAGCCTGAAATTATTGATATTGCAACTTTGTTGAATAACATGGGAGCACACATTCGAGGCGCGGGTACAGACATTATTACGATTGAAGGTGTAGAAGCACTTCATGGGACGAGCCATCAAGTTATTCCGGATAGAATTGAAGCAGGTACTTATATTGCTATGGCAGCAGCCATTGGTGAAGGTATTAAAATCACAAATGTTTTATATGAACATTTAGAAAGTTTTATTGCTAAGTTGGAAGAAATGGGTGTTCGGATGACGGTTGAAGAAGATGCTATCTTTGTTGAGAAACAAGAGAATCTTAAGGCAGTGAATATTAAAACATCTCCTTACCCTGGCTTTGCTACTGATTTACAACAACCCATGACACCTCTACTCTTGTCTGCGAACGGTCGAGGCACTATTATTGATACTATCTATGAAAAACGTGTCAATCATGTTCCTGAAATGGCTCGTATGGGTGCTAATATTTCAATATTGGGTGGTCAAATTGTGTTTCAAGGGCCAAATCAATTGACTGGAGCTCAAGTTAAAGCAACTGATTTAAGAGCTGGAGCTGCTTTAGTAACAGCAGGTTTGATGGCTGAAGGGCGTACAGAAATTCATAATATTGAATTTATCCTTCGTGGATATGCTAAAATTATTGAAAAATTAAAAGCACTTGGTGCTGATATTGAATTAATTGAAGAATAGATAAATGAAGCTTGTTTAATGGATGCTAACTTAGCATTATTAACAAGCTTTTTAGATTTTAGGGAGACTTATAAGTAGCTTTAGAATCTTATGATTAGGAATTGTATGAGATAGTCGATCTCTTTTTGAGAACTTAACAACGAATTGACTACTTTTTAATCTGAAAACAACTTTTAAGTTATCAGATGAATTTTTATTTATAAATGCATATTATAAGAAGTATATCTAATAAAACAAAAAAATAAGTAAAATAATATAAAAATTCTAAAATTCTATTGACAATACATCAGATGAATAGTATCATAAAAATGTAAATAAAAACGCTTCCAAAAGTGGTGGTGAAAAAGGAGGTTTCTCTGATGGAGAAAACAATTGAATACAGGGAAGAAGTGGTAAGTTATAATCGAGCGAAGGTTTGGGAATTAGTTCTTTTTGCTCTTAATAATGCATCCACAAATATCTATCTGTTTACATTTATGTTTGTGACTTACTTTTCAACGGGTATTTTAGGTCTAGCAGCTATTTTTGTTAGTCAAATTATGGGTTACATTCGTATTTTTGATGGATTTATCGACCCCGCTATCGGTATTATCATTGATAAGACAGAAACAAAATTTGGTAAGTACCGTCCTATTTTAATTTTGGGGAATGTCATTACTGCCTTATCTTTGATTTTACTGTTAGCGCTAAGCAATGTTGATCAAAACATTCGCTTCCCATTGTTTGTCATTGTTTTAATTATTCATAAAATTGGTTATTCTATGCAACAAACCATTACTAAAGCAGGACAAACAGCCCTCACTAACGACCCAAAGCAACGTCCAATTTTTAATATTGTAGATGCAGTTATGACAACCTCGCTGATGACGGGTGGACAGTTTGTTGTTTCTTCATTCTTAGTACCAAAATTTGGTAATTTCACTCCTCAATTCTTCAATGCTCTTATTTATGGCACTATTATTATTTCAGCAGTATTGGCTACCCTTGCAGTTATTGGTATTTGGTCAAAAGACCGGAAAGAATTTTTTGGACTTGGAGAAAACACCCAGAAGACACAGTTAAAAGATTACTGGAAAGTAATTAAAGGTAATAAACCGTTACAAGTTCTCTCTATAGCTGCCGCTTTGGTCAAATTCACTGTTCAATTCTTTGGTGATTCTGTTGTCATGGTAATGCTCTACGGTATCCTCTTTGGTAATTATGCCTTATCAGGACATTTTTCATTGCTCTTTGTTATTCCAGGAGTGCTACTCAATATTGTGATTTCAAACATTGCTCGTAAAAAAGGTTTACGGTTCTCTTATATTAAATCATTGCAATTAGCTTTAATCTCCCTTCTTGCATTTGGTGTAGTACTTTACTTTGGTAAGCAAGGATCTTTAAGTTTAACAAATATTAATCTTTATACAGTTTGTTTCATTATCACTTATATGTGTGCTCGTTATATTAGTCAAGCACCAGCAGGACTTGTTTTAACTATGGGTGCTGATATCTCTGACTATGAAACTTCTGAATCAGGACGCTATGTTTCTGGTATGATAGGAACAATTTTCTCGCTAACAGATTCTATCGCATCATCTTTTGCACCAATGGTGGTCGGTGCGATTTTAGCTACAATTGGTTTCTCTAAGGCTTATCCAACAATGGAAACACCTTTGACACCCGAGTTGAAAATGGCTACAATTATCTTATTAGTAGGTATTCCATTTATCTCTTTATTAGTAGCTTTAGTATTGATGAAATTCTATAAACTAGATAAAGAAGAAATGGTTCGTATTCAAGAAAAAATTCAAATCATGAAATCAGCTTCAAGTGATGAACGTGTTAAAGCAATTGCTAAGAACGTTCCGTTAACTGATATGGATTATGTCGATGTGACTCAATATCCTATTGATAAAGATTAGTTTACTGGAACAGCTGTGCCTATGGTACCGCTGTTTCCTTTTTTTTGAAGAATAATTAGGGAGTTTTTATGGCAAAAGTACTTTCTTTGGGTGAGATTCTGCTGAGATTAAGTCCACCACAATATCAAACCTTAACCCAAGCTAACCAGTTAGATTGTCAGTTTGGAGGTTCGGAGTTAAATGTATTAGCAACGCTGGCGCAATTAGGTCATGATGTTTCTTTAATTTCAGTTATTCCTGATAACGACTTGGGACGTATGACAGAACAGTTCTTGTTTTCAAAACAAATTGGGCAGGAATTTATTATAAAAAAAGGTGACCGGCTTGGTTTATATTTCTACCAAAAAGGTTTTTCAATCAGATCAAGTAGGGTAACTTATGATCGTAAATATTCCGCTTTTTGGGAAAGTCGTTTGACAGATTTTGATTTTGAAGCAGTTTTTAACGACGTAGATTGGTTTCATGTGTCGGGGATTACGCCTGCTCTAACAGAGGAATTATATTCTATTACTGAATTTTTGATGAAAAAAGCACAATCGCTAGGGGTAAAAGTATCATTTGATTTAAATTTTAGAGCTAGTTTATGGGACTCTTTTCAACAAGCTCGTCAAAAGCTATCATCACTTATACGCTTCGCTAATGTTTGTGTCGGTATTGAACCAATTGTTCTAGAGGGTGAAAGTAAAGACTTGAAAGATGAACTAGGCTTGGCAAGGCCATATTGTGATGAAAAGCTCTTACTTCATATAGTGAAAGAAATTGCAAATAAATACCAGTTAGAATCGATAGCTTTTACCCAGAGAGAAAGCACTCATACTAATGAGTACCAATTGAAAGCATTTCTCTTTCAAAATGGAACATTATATAAAACTGAGAAAACAGGTATTCAAGTGTTAGATCGTGTTGGAACTGGAGATGCTTTTACTGCGGGCTTAATCCATGGTTTATTAAGCGAAGGACAACCACAATTAGCCCTTGAAACGGCTATGGCTTGTTTTAAATTTAAACACACAATTGAAGGTGATATTAATGTTGTTACTAACCATGATATTGAACAATTATTATATTCAGACTCACATGAAATAAAAAGATAAGGAGAAAAAATGTTATATCCACTGTTGACAAAGACAAGAAGTATTTATGATTTAAATGGAGTATGGAATTTTACTTTGGGGACCCATGATCCAAAGACACTATTAAGTTCAGAGGAACTGATGGTTGTCCCTAGTTCCTTTAATGATGTAATTGTTGATACAGAAAAACGAAACTATATTGGTGATTTTTGGTATGAGCGATTGGTAGATCTGCCATCTGTATCAGATGCGGAAGAATTAGTGATTCGGTTTGGTTCAGTTACACATCATGCTAAAGTTTATGTTAATGGAGCTTTTTTAGGAGAACATAGAGGTGGCTTTACTCCATTTGAAGTTGTTATTCCAGATGATTATTATCAAGAAGGTCAGATTAAGCTTTCAGTTTGTGTTAATAATTGTTTAGACTACACAACACTACCTGTTGGTAACTATTCAGAAGAAGTTATTGAAGATGGCTCAATTAAAAAAGTAGTTAAGGAAAATTTTGACTTTTTTAACTATGCAGGTATTCATAGACCGGTGAAATTGGTTGTTAGACCTAAAAATCATATTTCTGATATTGTCATTAACTCAGTTCTTTCAGATGATTTAAAATCTGCAGATATAGAAGTTACTATTAGTACTAGTAAGCCCATTGATTCCTATAAAATTAGCATTTTAGATGAAGATAAAAATATTCTTACGGAATCCTTAACAGGTCAGATTCATTTGGAACAGATTCACTTGTGGGAAGTTCTAGATGCCTATCTTTATACAGCACGTATCGAAACGTTTTGTGAAGGTATTCTATCTGACGTTTTTGAAGAAACTTTTGGTTTACGTAAGATTGAAGTAAAAGATGCACAATTTTTAATTAACAATAAGCCTGTCTATTTTAAAGGGTTTGGAAAGCATGAAGATACTTTTATTAATGGGCGTGGCCTTAATGAAGCAGCTAATTTAATGGATTTAAATCTCTTAAAAGAAATTGGAGCTAATTCTTTTAGAACTTCGCACTATCCTTACTCTGAGGAAATGATGAGATTGGCGGATAGAATGGGGATTTTAGTTATTAATGAAGTGCCTGCCGTGGGCTTATTTCATAACTTTATGGCTTCGCTTGATTTGGATGATAAAGATAATGGAACTTGGAATGTTATGAAGACTAAAGGAGCGCATGAACAAGCTATTCGAGAGCTGGTTAAGCGTGACAAAAATCATCCTTCGGTAGTGATGTGGGTTGTGGCAAATGAACCTGCCAGCCATGAAGAAGGTGCTCGCGATTACTTCAAACCTTTAGTTCAGTTATATAGAGAATTAGACCCAGAAAAAAGACCGGTAACGTTAGTTAACATTATGATGGCTACTCCGGATAAAGACCAGGTCATGGATCTGGTAGATGTTGTCTGCTTAAATCGCTATTACGCATGGTATGTTGACCATGGAGATTTGAAAAAAGGGGAAGCAGGGCTACGTAAGGAATTGCTAGCTTGGCAAGAAAAATTCCCTGAAAAACCAATTATCATGACAGAGTACGGAGCAGATACACTGCCAGGATTACATTCCTCTTGGGCTATTCCTTATACGGAAGAGTTTCAATCTGCTTTTTATGAGATGTCTCATAGTGTCTTTGATAGCATACCAAACTTAGTTGGTGAGCAAGTGTGGAATTTTGCTGATTTTGAAACTAATTTGATGATCTTACGTGTTCAAGGGAATCATAAAGGGCTGTTTTCAAGAAATCGTCAGCCTAAACAAGTCGTCAGAGATTTTAAAGAACGCTGGAAAGCTATTCCTAATTACCATTACAAAAAGAAATAGTGTACAATAGAAATAGGTAAATGAGAAGAGGTGATGAAATGGCTAGGCCTTTAGTAGAACAAGCGGCGGATCGCTTAATGCATTTGATACTAGAGCGGGAATATCCTATAGGTGCCAAACTTCCAAATGAGTATGAATTAGCCCAAGATCTTGATGTTGGAAGAAGTACGGTACGTGAAGCCGTTAGAAGTCTTGCTGCTCGAAATATTTTGGAGGTTAGACAGGGATCGGGTACTTATATTAGTTCCAAGAAAGGCGTTGCAGAGGACCCTTTTGG contains:
- a CDS encoding pneumococcal-type histidine triad protein — its product is MKKRTYLLIVGLTLSCGAAIAINLSQSKELSKTVPGSQKISTEVQKKEKVAASKKRKGTAGVDYPTSDGFKLEAHSKILSRTDSGIVVEHGNHSHFIFYKDLQGTAFAYLIPEGASLSKPSELTMKSSDFGAGHHYVFDPKDIVAEDANGYTVRHDDHFHYILKSSLGLTSATPTNLAHSQIFHRSRHYVPQNRGISGLDYATSDGFKFDGTGIVGTTKESILVNHNGHLHPISFEDLRKSGWETVAEEFEHKANKKDHNTVEKKEDDFQLKLDYLAKALNLPSTVIERIETEDGRIGLKYPHHDHSHVLMLEDIELGQPIPDPHELEHERELEKHKVGMQTLKKMGFDDDVILDIVRTHQAETAFPSNETNPELMKKWLATVNKLDLGSRQNPLKRFGLALLPNLETLGIGFTPIDDMKPVLQFKKLKRLLMTATGVKNYDFLQYMPQLEAIDISQNQVSDLSFLKPYKNLNLIAAADNNIKSLEPLAELPNLKFLVLSNNDIQDLKPLQGLDKLQEIHIENNKISDLSPLAGKKEVKVLNLSENSNVDLSTLNLPNLETLTVNNSGLKHLTFLGKNLSLSELTAEKNQIDNLEGIELAKKLHFLDLQGNKISSLKIPGKQKSLKFINVSDNKLQNLEGINDYKALETLRAASNEINTLKISEPNQQVKSLDVSHNQIPKEELTLNEKEIPVGVAQHFKAVTEGSIEGNKPVHETSKLLEKSTDSKEDSKEATE
- the birA gene encoding bifunctional biotin--[acetyl-CoA-carboxylase] ligase/biotin operon repressor BirA; protein product: MKTSEKIYTLLNESNQFVSGEVLADKINLSRTSIWKAIKSLENQGLVIEKSKVKGYKLVRGDLLLPDYISQALDFPVTLTANSISTQKDAKDSITANEQTPHLFLATSQEKAKGRMNRDFFTSNTGGIYMSLHLRPNVTYAQLNPYTLMVASSIVKAISRLTGIETQIKWVNDIYLDQKKIAGIITEAITSVETGLITDVIIGVGLNFDIPIFPDEIRSKAGSLFQGNAPISRNQLIIEIWNLFFNIPVKDHLKVYKEKSLVLDREVSFLEKDQLVTARAIDITDQGHLIVQLADGQQQILRSGEISLSSW
- a CDS encoding MFS transporter gives rise to the protein MEKTIEYREEVVSYNRAKVWELVLFALNNASTNIYLFTFMFVTYFSTGILGLAAIFVSQIMGYIRIFDGFIDPAIGIIIDKTETKFGKYRPILILGNVITALSLILLLALSNVDQNIRFPLFVIVLIIHKIGYSMQQTITKAGQTALTNDPKQRPIFNIVDAVMTTSLMTGGQFVVSSFLVPKFGNFTPQFFNALIYGTIIISAVLATLAVIGIWSKDRKEFFGLGENTQKTQLKDYWKVIKGNKPLQVLSIAAALVKFTVQFFGDSVVMVMLYGILFGNYALSGHFSLLFVIPGVLLNIVISNIARKKGLRFSYIKSLQLALISLLAFGVVLYFGKQGSLSLTNINLYTVCFIITYMCARYISQAPAGLVLTMGADISDYETSESGRYVSGMIGTIFSLTDSIASSFAPMVVGAILATIGFSKAYPTMETPLTPELKMATIILLVGIPFISLLVALVLMKFYKLDKEEMVRIQEKIQIMKSASSDERVKAIAKNVPLTDMDYVDVTQYPIDKD
- the metK gene encoding methionine adenosyltransferase — encoded protein: MSERKLFTSESVSEGHPDKIADQISDAILDAILTEDPEAHVAAETVVYTGSVHVFGEISTSAYVDINRVVRDTIAEIGYTEAEYGFSANSVGVHPSLVEQSADIAQGVNEALEIREGAADELNAIGAGDQGLMFGFAIDETPELMPLPIALSHKLVKKLADLRKAGTISYLRPDAKSQVTVEYDESDQPVRVDTVVISTQHDPDISNEQIRQDVINHVIKTVIPANLLDSQTRYFINPTGRFVIGGPQGDSGLTGRKIIVDTYGGYSRHGGGAFSGKDATKVDRSASYAARYIAKNIVAAGLARKAEVQLAYAIGVAQPVSVRIDTFNTATISESRIEAAVRQLFDLRPAGIIQMLDLKRPIYKQTAAYGHMGRTDIELPWEKTDKVDALKELLS
- a CDS encoding UDP-N-acetylglucosamine 1-carboxyvinyltransferase, which encodes MRKIIINGGKPLSGQVAVSGAKNSVVALIPAIILADDKVTLDGVPNISDVDSLVDIMEIMGAQCLYQDETLTIDPSQVKSVAMPYGKINSLRASYYFYGSLLGRFGKATVGLPGGCDLGPRPIDLHLKAFEAMGAEVSFEGEYMHLEARGGRLHGAHIYMDTVSVGATINTMLAATRAVGKTVIENAAREPEIIDIATLLNNMGAHIRGAGTDIITIEGVEALHGTSHQVIPDRIEAGTYIAMAAAIGEGIKITNVLYEHLESFIAKLEEMGVRMTVEEDAIFVEKQENLKAVNIKTSPYPGFATDLQQPMTPLLLSANGRGTIIDTIYEKRVNHVPEMARMGANISILGGQIVFQGPNQLTGAQVKATDLRAGAALVTAGLMAEGRTEIHNIEFILRGYAKIIEKLKALGADIELIEE
- a CDS encoding DUF3272 family protein; its protein translation is MTIRQFIIMAIICAFETYFFNEAIFSGNLLFAGFWGFLLIRDLRKAHAITKFAKSLLEATRSTKKKD
- the dnaX gene encoding DNA polymerase III subunit gamma/tau translates to MYQALYRKYRSQTFAEMVGQKVVSTTLKQAVSSGKISHAYLFSGPRGTGKTSAAKIFAKAMNCPNQVDGEPCNHCDICRDITNGSLEDVIEIDAASNNGVDEIREIRDKSTYAPSRATYKVYIIDEVHMLSSGAFNALLKTLEEPSQNVVFILATTELHKIPATILSRVQRFEFKSIKQNDISSHLAWILETEEIPYQEGALDLIARRAEGGMRDALSILDQALSLSSENQVDLAIAEEITGSISLAALDTYVFNLRHHDAQAALSDLATIFDNGKSMSRFATDLLTYLRDLLVVKVGGQSYSQSEYFQENLQIETDSIFAMIATITKYLPEIKKGSHPKIYAEMMTIALSKPTASATVGMSEEVLTDLENLRSEVALLKESLESLESQASQTQGNTAVASKVNYSRKTFTYKVDRQKILTIMEETVQEREKSRQYLDSLKSVWNEILDSIPPQDRALLLGSEPVLANSENAILAFEAAFNAEQAMNRQDLNDIFGNIMSKAAGFSPNILAVPRADFNHIRSEFAKQMKAQSQEPVEEKKSNEIPEEFGFLKDKIKTTED